A region of Cucumis melo cultivar AY chromosome 2, USDA_Cmelo_AY_1.0, whole genome shotgun sequence DNA encodes the following proteins:
- the LOC103494202 gene encoding protein STRICTOSIDINE SYNTHASE-LIKE 3, with protein sequence MGRGTENGGSSISFATLIAGFFFLLALYCAIDPFKHSAIANFPDFETYYVELPSWSQIPTERDSENLLQKSTIMFKDQVQGPESVAFDSLGRGPYTGVADGRVLFWNGESWTDFAYTSPNRSEICDPKPSILGYAKNEHICGRPLGLRFDKKTGNLYIADAYFGLMKVGPEGGLATSLSTEAEGVPFKFINDLDLDDEGNVYFTDSSTKYHRRNFIQVVFSAENTGRLLKYNAATGETTVLVRDLYFPNGVSLSKDGSFFLFCEGGKGRLRKYWLKGEKAGTTELFAILPGFPDNVRTNDKGDFWVAVHSRHSTLAHLEAKYPKLRKLLLKLPISAKIQFLLHVGGRPHAVVVKYSPEGKLLQILEDTEGKVVKAVSEVEEKDGKLWIGSVLMSFIAVYELR encoded by the exons ATGGGTCGTGGAACGGAGAACGGTGGCTCTTCCATCTCCTTCGCCACTCTCATCGCCGGATTCTTTTTCTTACTAGCTTTGTATTGCGCGATCGATCCCTTCAAGCACAGTGCAATCGCTAACTTCCCTGATTTTGAGACCTACTATGTCGAATTGCCTTCGTGGTCTCAAATACCGACGGAGAGAGATAGTGAAAATTTGTTGCAGAAGTCGACCATTATGTTTAAGGATCAAGTTCAGGGTCCTGAGAGTGTGGCTTTTGATTCTTTAGGGCGTGGACCTTATACTGGTGTTGCTGATGGTAGAGTGCTGTTCTGGAATGGTGAATCGTGGACTGATTTTGCTTATACTTCGCCTAATAG GTCGGAGATATGTGATCCTAAACCATCAATTTTAGGTTATGCAAAGAACGAACATATATGTGGCCGCCCTTTGGGACTCCGGTTTGACAAGAAGACAGGCAATTTATATATTGCCGATGCATACTTCGGGCTGATGAAAGTCGGACCAGAAGGAGGTCTGGCAACTTCTCTTTCAACTGAAGCAGAAGGAGTGCCATTCAAATTCATCAATGATCTAGACCTTGATGATGAAGGGAATGTATACTTTACAGATAGCAGTACCAAATACCACAGGAG GAACTTCATACAAGTAGTTTTTTCTGCTGAAAACACCGGGAGACTTTTGAAGTATAATGCTGCTACGGGAGAAACCACTGTGCTCGTGAGAGATCTTTATTTCCCGAATGGTGTGTCTCTAAGCAAGGACGGTTCGTTCTTTCTCTTCTGTGAAGGAGGAAAAGGAAG ATTACGCAAGTATTGGTTGAAGGGTGAGAAAGCAGGGACAACAGAGCTCTTCGCCATACTTCCCGGATTTCCCGACAATGTCCGAACAAACGACAAGGGCGACTTCTGGGTGGCAGTTCACAGTCGACATTCTACATTAGCTCATCTGGAAGCTAAATATCCAAAACTGAGGAAACTTCTTCTCAAGCTTCCAATATCAGCAAAAATCCAGTTCTTGCTTCATGTTGGAGGAAGGCCTCATGCAGTGGTTGTGAAGTACAGCCCAGAGGGAAAGCTTTTGCAAATACTTGAAGACACCGAAGGTAAGGTTGTGAAAGCAGTAAGTGAAGTTGaggaaaaagatggaaaattaTGGATTGGTAGTGTTTTAATGTCTTTTATTGCAGTTTATGAGTTGCGTTAA
- the LOC103494201 gene encoding uncharacterized protein LOC103494201: MMRFLKPLMGFWLLLCCLVVATDATYLKYKDPKQPLGARIKDLMGRMTLEEKIGQMVQIERAVATPDVMKNYFIGSVLSGGGSVPAEKASAETWVNMVNEIQKGSLATRLGIPMIYGIDAVHGHNNVYNATIFPHNVGLGVTRDPELLRRIGEATALEVRATGIPYVFAPCIAVCRDPRWGRCYESYSEDHKIVQQLTEIIPGLQGAIPPNSRKGIPFVAGKQKVAACAKHFVGDGGTTRGIDENNTVIDYNGLLKIHMPAYYNSIHKGVATVMVSYSSWNGVRMHANRDLVTGFLKNKLKFKGFVISDWQGIDRITSPPHANYSYSVQAGVGAGIDMVMVPQNYTEFINELTRQVKNNIIPMSRIDDAVQRILRIKFLMGLFENPLADNSLANQLGSKEHRELAREAVRKSLVLLKNGPSADKPLLPLPKKAGKILVAGTHADNLGYQCGGWTITWQGLSGNDLTVGTTILNAVKNTVDPVTQVVYNENPDAGFVKSNEFSYAIVVVGEPPYAEISGDSMNLSISEPGPSTIKNVCSNVKCVVVVVSGRPVVMQPYVGVANALVAAWLPGTEGQGVADLLFGDYGFTGKLARTWFKTVDQLPMNVDDSHYDPLFPFGFGLTTKPNKY; encoded by the exons ATGATGCGGTTCTTAAAACCCTTGATGGGGTTTTGGCTACTGCTTTGCTGTTTGGTTGTTGCTACAGATGCAACTTACTTGAAATACAAAGACCCCAAACAGCCATTGGGTGCTAGAATCAAAGATCTTATGGGTCGGATGACTTTGGAAGAAAAAATTGGCCAAATGGTTCAGATTGAACGGGCAGTTGCAACCCCAGACGTTATGAAGAATTATTTCATTG GGAGTGTACTGAGTGGAGGAGGGAGTGTACCGGCGGAGAAAGCCTCGGCGGAGACATGGGTCAATATGGTGAATGAGATCCAAAAGGGGTCTTTAGCCACCCGTCTTGGAATCCCCATGATTTATGGGATTGATGCTGTTCATGGTCACAATAATGTGTACAATGCCACTATCTTTCCTCATAATGTTGGTCTTGGTGTTACCAG GGATCCGGAACTTCTTAGGCGGATCGGAGAAGCTACAGCCCTTGAAGTCAGAGCAACTGGAATTCCTTACGTTTTTGCTCCGTGTATTGCG GTGTGTAGAGATCCCAGATGGGGTCGATGCTATGAGAGCTATAGCGAAGATCATAAGATTGTTCAACAATTAACTGAGATTATACCTGGATTGCAAGGAGCAATTCCCCCTAATTCGAGAAAAGGGATTCCTTTTGTTGCTGGAAA ACAAAAAGTTGCGGCCTGTGCTAAGCACTTTGTAGGAGACGGTGGCACAACCAGGGGTATCGATGAAAATAACACTGTGATTGACTATAATGGATTGCTTAAGATTCACATGCCTGCATATTATAATTCGATACATAAGGGTGTTGCAACAGTAATGGTATCTTACTCAAGCTGGAATGGAGTGAGAATGCACGCCAACCGTGACCTTGTAACTGGCTTCCTCAAGAACAAGCTCAAGTTCAAG GGGTTTGTTATTTCCGATTGGCAAGGGATTGACAGGATCACCTCTCCTCCACATGCTAATTATTCTTATTCAGTTCAAGCTGGAGTTGGTGCTGGAATTGACATG GTTATGGTTCCACAAAACTACACGGAGTTCATCAACGAACTCACTCGCCAGGTGAAGAATAATATTATTCCAATGAGCAGGATCGATGATGCTGTTCAGAGGATTTTAAGAATTAAATTCCTTATGGGTCTCTTTGAGAACCCATTGGCGGATAACAGCCTAGCCAACCAACTTGGGAGCAAG GAACATAGAGAGCTGGCCAGGGAGGCTGTAAGGAAATCGCTTGTGCTATTGAAGAACGGCCCCTCTGCCGATAAGCCATTGCTTCCTCTTCCTAAAAAAGCTGGAAAGATACTAGTTGCAGGGACTCACGCTGACAACTTGGGCTATCAATGCGGAGGCTGGACAATCACATGGCAGGGTCTGAGTGGCAATGATCTCACTGTTG GTACTACCATTCTCAATGCTGTGAAGAATACGGTTGATCCTGTGACGCAGGTAGTGTACAACGAGAACCCAGATGCAGGGTTTGTCAAGTCAAACGAGTTCTCATATGCCATTGTTGTTGTGGGGGAGCCTCCATATGCTGAAATTTCTGGCGACAGCATGAATCTCTCCATTTCTGAACCTGGTCCAAGCACCATAAAAAATGTGTGCAGCAATGTCAAATGTGTTGTCGTCGTTGTCTCCGGTCGCCCTGTTGTGATGCAGCCTTATGTTGGAGTAGCCAATGCCCTCGTGGCTGCTTGGCTTCCTGGAACAGAAGGCCAAGGTGTAGCTGACCTTCTGTTCGGTGACTACGGATTTACCGGGAAGCTTGCTCGTACATGGTTCAAGACTGTCGATCAACTCCCTATGAACGTTGACGATTCACATTATGATCCACTATTTCCGTTTGGATTTGGTTTGACAACTAAACCAAACAAGTACTAG